The genomic segment TGGCGGTTTtaaagttgaacaaagaattgactgggCGGGAAACTGACTATAAGGttcaatttttgtaaattacaAACTCTTAATAACACGAACAAGTTTCAAGTTTCCTTAAAATCCACCTGAATGTGCCTCTTGTACATACTGTACAGGGTGCACCACAGTCAAAGACCAATTAATAAAGGTACACATGTATTGCACGCAAGTTTtggaattattttaaaatcaccTCTTAAAGTCAGATAATCAATCTACCTTATCAACTTGATTTCGTTCAAATCGAAGCACTGGAACGGACGCTATACTTCATCAAAATCAGAggatgaaaattgccttgggcCACTTCACTTGAAAATGAGACAGCGCAGTTGAAACACACAAAAGATGGGCCAAACGCAATTAGATCAAACACCCACATGCGTATGTGTGTGTTTCTCTCAACTGCGCTGTCTCACTTTCAAGGAAGGTTGCCCAATGCGATTTTCATCCCCTGAGTTTGATGAAGCGTAGCGTCCGTTTCAATGCTTCAATTTGAACGAAATAATGTTTACATGGTAGATCACTGACTTTAAGAAGTGATTTTATAATATTCCAAAACTAATATGCAATATACCTTCTTAAATTGGTCtttgactgttttttgttgctcATGCTATGTACGCGCACGAGATATAAATGCAGGGGCAATCTGTGTAGGAGAGTTTAAAACAAGATTATTTCTCCGATattataactacatgtatatttgtaaatattacAGCTTTACTTTCTGGTTCTCAATTTTTGAGTTGGaatggaacaaataaataagtttgaTCTCCTCTCCAATAATCGCGAAATTCAAACACTGATATTAATTACAACAGACAGTTGTGCGTGTGAATATCATGTCAATTTTAATGCCTCAGTGCCACCAAAAATTCTCCTGAAATGACTGATTCCAACAGTAAAATTCTTAAATTGTCTAGGGCTTACTCTTTGACTGGATGGTGTCAAGCTCTTCAGAATTAGACGAGTGCTCGTCAGAATCAGAGCTCCAATTATGGTCGCTGTCCGCGTTGTTCTCTTCAGCTAACCGCATTGGCCTAGCGCGTACACGACATGGTCGCTGTGTATCCTTTTGAGGAGCATCTGATGAAGATGAGACATCAAGGCGTTCTCTGAGAAGGGACTGGCCGACTTCATAGTCAGttattgctaagcaacaaattaTAATTGAAAGTAACATGAAAGAAATTGGCAAACAGGCATTCCAAATTTGAGAAAAGTTTTGTAACAATGATATAAAAAAACGTACCTTGGCTTACTAAAACAGTAACCTTGAGCCATTCAGCAATATTAGAACTGGGAGCCTTTGCACAGGTTTCCTTGAGTCGAGTGTACTCTGGCGCCTTAACCGTCCCTTTAACTGGGAACCAGGCACGTTGGCAGTCTTCACCATGCCTCTTTCGGACCCAGTGGAACGGGATGAGGTCATATGTTGCATCTAGCAGGTACTTGACAAGCGTCCAGCTCTCGTCGGGATTACAGCCTGCCAAAAAGGAAATAAaccaaaaaacatgaaaaacaatAAGCATTTACTAAAAACGGCCCCACTCAAGACTTCTGGAAAGGAACCATCCAATTTCACACTTGCAAGTAATTTAAATTGACAGATTCATTATTGTGCCTTAATGTTCAACATATGTACATCCATGTGTATAATCCATCAAAAATGTGCAAACGCACCAGTTAAGTTAGTGTTAGCCCACAAACTTTTTAGCCGTCCCTTTTGTTTAAGCACACACTTCAAAACTGTGGGAGTTAAAGTGAATAAAAGAGCAGAACATTCTTTAACAAACCTGTATATATATCATTTGACCCTCCATGTTTATGCATTAAGCCTCAAAACAAAAGagactacatgtatttttaagAATTGAAGGCAGTCGGGGTCAAGAGTCAATCCAGTCGATATCCAGCTAAGTGTTATGTGCGAAAGCAGAGCAGTGATTTAGAACCAAAAACAACACTCGGTTGACCCCAGGAACTGTATGCTTCCATACTTTGGCAACTATCTTGGTGTCACCCATGTCTGTTGGGAATGAGAGGAACAAGTTCCCATTGGGGCACTCAAGGAATCCCACCAAGGTGGTGTCCACTGGGGCAGCGACAGCAGGCCGTAACCGTGTGTATCGACGGTAGATGTAGGTGCCATCATCAGCCTTCTCAGCAAGTTCAATAATTTCCCCAGTAGCAGTCAGATATACATTGTTCGGGGCTTTTACGCTAAGTTTTTCCTGTTTCCATGTATTTGATTTTATGGGGTTTTCCCTGAGCCGCTTTGCCAGCTGCACGAGAGGCTTGTGACCAGGCCTAACCTTCTTTTTTAGCTGGCCGAGAAAGTTTTCAAACTTAAAAGCTGAACAGTTTTCCAAACTTCCATGCTTCTCAGCGACGTCTGCCAAATGTAGGAGatggtgtacattgtatacaacaAAAGTATCGCCGTAGAGCCTAAACGCTTTCTTTACAAACAGAGTCAACAAATCCCTCGCATAATCTATCTGCAGACGAGCTGTCCTCTCACTCACTAAAAGACCGATGGCCACTGACAAGAGAAGAAAATGATTGTAGTAAGTAGGCCTCAGGACACCTTTGAAGGCAACTGGGCCAGTGTACAGCAGAAGTGTCCTGTATTCAGTAGCCTTATATCTACTGATCTTTTCCAGTGACCTTGGTTTGCGGGCAAAGTTGAATGGCATTGTTACCTTCATCCTCATTAATTTCCTGTTAATGTCAGCCACTGCAACCTGGTCTAGATGAAAGGCTGTCCGATTAAATTGCCTGTTCATCCAGAAATCTGTAAGCCGCTTAACCACACCGAGGCAGACCATGTGCATGTAATCCAATGCAAACCCATGTATCATGTCAAAGCCTGGAATGTTCAGCCATGGGCTGTCGATGCAGCGAGAATTATGATGGTCAGTGTAGTCTTTCCTGCGGAATGTGTCGTCACTTTGCAGGTCAAAATTCTCAGTCCTGTAGAACACCATCCTACCATCCACCTTGATTGCTTTGGCTCGGCAGCGCTCACAAGAATGTCCAGCCATGTGTCCCATGATGCTTTTCATGAAGGCCCGGGCTGGTGCATCGCATACTATACACATTAGACACACTTGGTGGTGGTTGCCCCTGTAAACGAAGCCATTGCGGAGTAGACTAGACAACTCATCGACGCACTGGTGCACATATGACACACAGCTTGGCTTGCCACCCATTGTTGCACATAATGGAAAGATTTTGTTCAGTGACTGGTCATTCTCTACAGACACCAGTACTGGCCACGAGTTAACGTTTGACGAATCAAAAATCAGTACACCATCGACCCCAATCATAAGTTTGATCTCTTCATCAAGACGAAGTGGGCGAACCAAATAGTCCAGAGCACGTGTTAACTGGTCATCAATGCCAAACCAGTGGTACTCTACACCAAAGTAGGATGGATTTATGTTAACAGAGCCTGGTGTGCAAAGTAGAGTGCGCGGATCCTTTGGCAAACCCTGGACACCAGCACGGTTGAAAAGCCCGAGTAGGTACTGCTGCTCAGTCCGTGAAAGTGATGTTCTCCCAAACAATTCACGCAATGACCTCTTGAAGAACTCGGCCTCGGTTGCTGCTTCTTCAACATCAACCTCCTTGACATACACAACACGATTGTCATCAGCCTCTTCATCAGAACTGCCATCATGTGTATTGT from the Asterias rubens chromosome 22, eAstRub1.3, whole genome shotgun sequence genome contains:
- the LOC117305289 gene encoding uncharacterized protein LOC117305289, with the protein product MPTFGCNPDESWTLVKYLLDATYDLIPFHWVRKRHGEDCQRAWFPVKGTVKAPEYTRLKETCAKAPSSNIAEWLKVTVLVSQAITDYEVGQSLLRERLDVSSSSDAPQKDTQRPCRVRARPMRLAEENNADSDHNWSSDSDEHSSNSEELDTIQSKSKP